The proteins below come from a single Mercenaria mercenaria strain notata chromosome 3, MADL_Memer_1, whole genome shotgun sequence genomic window:
- the LOC123525266 gene encoding uncharacterized protein LOC123525266, producing MGCTQSKVVDATAGGQTLQAKAKQTKQTQQKNGKTTAPEITEPAKPKATYANYQSSHDAKLQQESACSLRGVTFMQNRDLVAADYKNNKLKLYSSKFEFLADIELQSAPWDVCQAADNADDILATVPYKKEVHRLTVNKVNNHIRLVPVSEFRTNGFCWGITCFDSGIAVCVKVSVSEKTWPKPPEFQVHIHEFDGTFRRAIMFDANSTPYFIEPKYLNVTYDDLFLLISDYKQNNVMCMNNEDELIFSYIGMKSPNGIAMDENKNLHIASFFGTQRVHKVGPNGKYIDGLPHDEDRPLFPHGICYRKKDRIIVMTTDQSLEVYKLV from the coding sequence ATGGGCTGTACACAGTCTAAGGTTGTCGATGCAACAGCCGGTGGACAAACGTTACAAGCTAAAGCAAAACAGACGAAGCAGACGCAACAGAAAAATGGAAAAACTACAGCACCGGAAATTACTGAGCCTGCGAAACCAAAAGCTACCTACGCAAACTATCAAAGTTCCCACGATGCAAAGTTACAGCAAGAGTCTGCCTGTTCACTACGCGGAGTAACTTTCATGCAAAATCGAGACCTCGTGGCAGCtgattataaaaataacaaattgaaacTCTACAGTTCAAAATTTGAATTCCTTGCTGACATCGAGCTGCAAAGTGCACCATGGGATGTATGTCAAGCAGCCGACAATGCAGACGACATTTTAGCGACAGTGCCGTACAAAAAGGAAGTACATCGTCTTACAGTTAACAAAGTGAACAATCATATCAGATTAGTTCCAGTGTCAGAATTCAGAACGAACGGGTTTTGTTGGGGTATTACGTGTTTTGATAGCGGAATTGCTGTTTGTGTTAAAGTATCGGTGTCAGAGAAAACATGGCCTAAACCCCCGGAATTCCAAGTGCATATCCATGAATTTGATGGAACATTTCGACGCGCAATAATGTTTGACGCAAATAGCACCCCATACTTTATAGAACCAAAATATCTGAACGTAACATACgatgatttatttcttttaatctcagattataaacaaaacaacgtTATGTGTATGAACAATGAAGATGAGCTGATATTTTCTTATATAGGAATGAAAAGCCCAAATGGCATTGCCATGGATGAAAATAAGAATCTCCATATCGCAAGCTTTTTCGGAACTCAAAGGGTTCATAAAGTTGGTCCTAACGGTAAATATATAGACGGTCTTCCCCATGATGAAGATAGACCTTTATTTCCTCATGGAATCTGTTACAGGAAGAAAGACAGAATCATTGTAATGACAACAGACCAGTCACTGGAAGTATACAAACTGGTTTAG
- the LOC123525267 gene encoding leucine-rich repeat and death domain-containing protein 1-like has protein sequence MMRSSRVSYFEKEVLKELRLRVETNDPLFYGQKKLKMRGKDLKAIPHVLFTMMDLEVLDLSPERESCLDFRLPLVPPSIGRLINLKVLMLDTNELYNLPKEICLLQSLERLSLSNNVLTSLPHGIGRLPLLRSLHMSNNKFDAFPLEVCELKALEFLDLSDNLLVSIPKEISNLKTLGTLLLNYNKLIHLPDELCELVDLECLWLGNNRLRELPHNFGNLVRLDWGYRYTSSVLECNPLVHPPLEICRLGPRKINEYFKDLDSVREISTAEFEGDEEELQAIETESESEKEGNDAKTPVADET, from the coding sequence ATGATGCGATCAAGTAGAGTATCTTATTTTGAAAAGGAAGTTTTGAAGGAGCTGCGCCTCAGAGTTGAAACAAACGATCCTCTCTTCTATGGACAGAAGAAACTGAAAATGCGCGGGAAAGACTTAAAGGCTATCCCACACGTGCTCTTCACTATGATGGATCTTGAAGTTTTGGATCTGAGCCCGGAACGGGAATCGTGTTTAGATTTCCGGCTCCCACTGGTACCTCCATCGATTGGACGATTGATAAATCTAAAGGTGCTTATGCTGGATACTAATGAGTTATACAATCTGCCGAAGGAAATATGTCTTCTGCAGAGTTTGGAGCGGTTGTCGCTTAGCAACAATGTTCTAACGTCGTTGCCGCATGGTATAGGTCGACTTCCGCTTTTGAGAAGTTtacatatgtcaaataataaatttGACGCATTTCCTCTGGAAGTTTGTGAACTCAAAGCGCTAGAATTTCTAGACCTAAGTGATAATTTGTTAGTGTCTATACCAAAAGAGATCTCTAACTTGAAAACACTCGGGACCCTTTTACTGAATTACAACAAACTTATTCATTTACCGGATGAACTCTGTGAGCTCGTCGATCTGGAATGTTTGTGGCTTGGAAACAATAGGTTAAGGGAACTTCCACACAACTTTGGGAATCTCGTGCGACTGGACTGGGGATACAGGTACACCTCCTCCGTGCTCGAATGTAACCCACTAGTACACCCACCATTAGAGATCTGCAGACTAGGGCCGaggaaaataaatgaatattttaaagatcTGGACTCGGTAAGGGAGATAAGTACGGCTGAGTTTGAAGGCGACGAGGAGGAGTTACAGGCCATTGAAACTGAGTCGGAGTCTGAAAAAGAGGGAAATGATGCAAAAACACCTGTTGCAGACGAAACATAA